A DNA window from Camelina sativa cultivar DH55 chromosome 17, Cs, whole genome shotgun sequence contains the following coding sequences:
- the LOC104755734 gene encoding protein IQ-DOMAIN 31-like isoform X2: MGKTPGKWIKTLLLGKKSPKSSLENRSQKLGSAKKEEPVVSVAEDFSNLTVDPPVVSSQPVPASTAQHVANNGDESKDNLESGNDLGELELERAAIKVQATFRAHQARRAFRTLKGIIRLQAVIRGHLVRRQAIATYSCIFGIVKFQALVRGQKTRSSDNGIVFQKTHMEAGDSEVLQSNTYSWMDNPTKFVFVNKLLASSPTALPLKIQYGPEEPNSAQVWLVRWTQLQVWSSGSRVARVEIPKPQSKKRNYQAVVEADKARPKRVIKKPSGPNSGTGAIRSTAETDKSKRNVRKASTLGKDALRTESNKAKPHSRKSKSSTKEVSPLESKDEKPSPSLKRSSLANGSKKATFRSAEKKKQDTADSEQIEHEEKVSGKVLEGGDNIELAETEKSTLDSVQIEPEGKVSGKVLEEGGNIEVAEKEKDITDSVRIEPEGKVLVGGDNIVLTEKEKDNTDAVPGELDVVQNENSPVLDKLEEDEPKTAETYDKGDDLKCSDEKISSENSNVCSDNTKPTERRALLPAKIDNQDHGLTHSGRKIPSYMAPTASAKARVKGESSPRFSLEKTEINGSVRRHSLSSPANGQLSTTTMSPRAHKLLLASAKGSMNGDKSLTSSKDITHKSTRTDWKR; encoded by the exons ATGGGAAAGACTCCTGGTAAATGGATCAAGACTTTGCTTCTCGGGAAGAAGTCTCCCAAGTCGAGTTTGGAAAACCGAAGCCAGAAACTG GGATCTGCTAAGAAAGAAGAGCCGGTGGTATCGGTGGCAGAAGATTTTTCAAACTTAACTGTTGATCCACCAGTGGTTTCATCACAACCAGTTCCGGCTTCTACTGCTCAACATGTGGCAAACAATGGCGATGAGTCCAAGGATAATCTCGAGTCAGGGAATGACTTGGGAGAACTCGAGCTTGAACGAGCTGCAATTAAGGTTCAAGCTACTTTCAGAGCTCATCAG GCGCGTAGAGCATTTCGGACCCTTAAAGGTATCATCAGGCTGCAGGCAGTTATCCGTGGTCACCTGGTCAGAAGACAAGCCATTGCAACATATTCGTGTATATTTGGAATTGTGAAGTTTCAGGCTCTTGTTCGTGGCCAGAAAACTAGATCTTCAGATAATGGAATTGTATTTCAGAAAACACATATG GAAGCCGGTGATTCGGAAGTTTTGCAATCGAACACGTATAGTTGGATGGACAATCCCACAAAGTTCGTCTTTGTTAATAAG CTTCTAGCTTCTTCACCAACTGCATTGCCTCTGAAGATCCAATATGGTCCTGAGGAACCTAACTCAGCCCAGGTTTGGCTTGTACGCTGGACACAATTGCAAGTTTGGTCTTCTGGCTCACGAGTAGCTAGGGTTGAGATTCCAAAACCTCAGTCAAAGAAGCGAAATTATCAAGCAGTGGTTGAAGCAGATAAGGCAAGGCCAAAGCGAGTTATCAAGAAACCATCTGGTCCAAATAGTGGAACTGGCGCCATCCGTTCTACAGCTGAAACTGATAAATCTAAACGAAATGTGAGGAAGGCTTCCACACTTGGCAAAGATGCTCTGAGAACTGAGAGTAACAAAGCTAAGCCCCATTctagaaaaagtaaaagttcCACAAAGGAGGTATCTCCTTTGGAAAGTAAAGATGAGAAGCCCAGTCCTAGTCTCAAAAGGTCTTCGCTTGCAAACGGGTCAAAGAAAGCCACCTTTAGATCtgctgagaagaagaaacaagatacTGCTGATTCTGAGCAGATTGAGCATGAAGAGAAAGTTTCAGGGAAGGTTCTTGAAGGAGGAGACAATATTGAGTTGGCCGAAACGGAGAAAAGTACTCTAGATTCTGTGCAGATAGAGCCTGAAGGGAAG GTTTCAGGGAAGGTTCTTGAAGAAGGAGGTAATATTGAGGTTgctgaaaaggaaaaagatatcACAGATTCTGTGCGGATAGAGCCTGAAGGGAAGGTTCTTGTAGGAGGAGATAATATTGTGTTGactgaaaaggagaaagataacaCTGATGCAGTTCCGGGGGAGCTTGATGTTGTACAAAATGAGAACTCACCGGTTTTGGATAAACTGGAGGAAGATGAACCCAAAACCGCAGAGACCTATGATAAAGGTGATGACCTCAAATGTTCAGATGAGAAGATAAGCTCTGAGAACAGTAATGTTTGTTCTGATAACACAAAGCCTACTGAAAGAAGAGCATTGCTGCCTGCAAAAATTGACAATCAAGATCACGGACTTACACATAGCGGACGAAAAATCCCCAGCTACATGGCCCCAACTGCATCTGCAAAAGCCAGAGTCAAAGGAGAAAGCTCTCCGAGGTTTTCCCTAGAGAAGACTGAGATAAATGGGTCAGTGCGACGCCATTCACTGTCATCTCCAGCCAATGGTCAGCTGAGTACTACTACCATGTCTCCAAGGGCTCACAAACTTCTCCTAGCCTCAGCCAAAGGATCTATGAATGGTGACAAATCTCTTACTTCTTCCAAGGACATAACTC ACAAGTCAACAAGAACTGACTGGAAACGGTGA
- the LOC104755733 gene encoding UDP-galactose/UDP-glucose transporter 3, which yields MESHGSGLRRVLLLSFCVAGIWAAYIYQGVLQETLSTKKFGEDGKRFEHLSFLNLAQNVICLVWSYIMIKLWSNGGSGGAPWWTYWSAGITNTIGPAMGIEALKYISYPAQVLAKSSKMIPVMLMGSLVYGIRYTLPEYLCTFLVAGGVSMFALLKTSSKTISKLANPNAPLGYGLCFLNLAFDGFTNATQDSITARYPKTNAWDIMLGMNLWGTIYNMVYMFGLPHGSGFEAIQFCKQHPEAAWDILMYCLCGAVGQNFIFLTISRFGSLANTTITTTRKFVSIVVSSVLSGNPLSPKQWGCVSMVFGGLSYQIYLKWRKLQRMQKKKKT from the exons ATGGAATCTCACGGTTCCGGTCTCCGGCGAGTTCTACTATTGTCGTTCTGTGTCGCCGGGATCTGGGCTGCTTACATTTACCAAGGCGTTCTTCAAGAGActtt GTCGACGAAGAAATTTGGAGAAGATGGGAAGAGATTTGAGCATCTATCGTTTCTGAATTTGGCTCAGAATGTAATCTGTTTGGTTTGGTCTTATATAA TGATTAAGCTCTGGTCCAATGGAGGTAGTGGTGGAGCACCATGGTGGACATACTGGAGTGCTGGCATTACTAACACTATTGGTCCTGCCATGGGCATTGAAGCTTTGAAGTATATTAGTTACCCTGCTCAG GTACTtgcaaaatcttccaaaatgaTTCCAG TTATGCTGATGGGATCCTTAGTTTATGGGATAAGATACACCTTGCCTGAGTATCTTTGCACCTTTCTTGTTGCGGGAGGAGTATCCATGTTTGCCCTTCTTAAG ACAAGCTCTAAGACCATTAGCAAGCTGGCAAATCCCAATGCACCCCTTGGTTACGGTCTttgcttcttaaaccttgcctttgACGGATTCACAAACGCTACCCAGGATTCCATTACCGCAAG GTACCCCAAAACTAATGCATGGGACATAATGCTTGGAATGAATTTATGGGGAACCATATACAACATGGTCTACATGTTTGGACTGCCACATGGTAGCGGATTTGAAGCCATCCAGTTCTGCAAGCAACACCCTGAGGCAGCATGGGACATTCTAATGTACTGTCTATGCGGCGCAGTGGGCCAAAACTTCATCTTCTTGACAATTAGCAGATTCGGGTCTCTAGCTAACACAACCATAACCACAACCCGGAAGTTTGTAAGCATCGTGGTATCTTCAGTTCTGAGCGGGAATCCATTATCGCCGAAACAATGGGGATGTGTGTCGATGGTGTTTGGTGGATTATCTTACCAAATTTACCTGAAATGGAGGAAGCTGCAGAGAatgcagaaaaagaaaaagacttga
- the LOC104755732 gene encoding transcription factor MYB36-like, which produces MEDTKKKKKKNMNNNQDSKKKERHIVSWSQEEDVILREQITLHGTENWAIIASKFKDKSTRQCRRRWYTYLNSDFKRGGWSPEEDMLLCEAQRVFGNRWTEIAKVVSGRTDNAVKNRFTTLCKKRAKHEALVIENNNSTNKRMLFLEGISTPQKAENEAPIAKRLRRSNILDLTDISNNGKPESCMKQNMRSPFSVLARNAIGIDDSLEDQHQTSNVKESDGDEGMFLKKDDPKVTALMQQAELLSSLAQKVNADNTEQSMENAWKVLQDFLNKGKENDIFRYGIHDFDFKIEEFKDLIEDLRSGYEDNQPSWRQPDLHDSPASSEYSSGSTIMLDQSGDNRTEPSLSDTQTEHKQVVEESLSACDVPKNPDENLPISGEEKFSSPVQVTPLFRSLADGIPSPQFSESERSFLLKTLGIESSSPCPSANPSKPPPCKRVLLHSL; this is translated from the exons atggaagatacgaagaagaaaaaaaagaagaatatgaacAACAACCAAGATTCCAAGAAAAAGGAACGTCATATTGTTTCTTGGTCACAAGAG GAGGATGTTATACTAAGAGAACAGATTACTCTACACGGAACTGAAAA TTGGGCGATCATTGCATCTAAGTTCAAAGATAAAAGCACAAGACAATGCAGAAGAAG ATGGTATACTTATTTAAACTCTGATTTCAAGAGAGGAGGTTGGTCCCCTGAAGAAGATATGCTTTTGTGTGAG GCACAAAGAGTATTTGGGAATAGATGGACTGAGATAGCCAAGGTGGTTTCAGGCAG AACGGATAATGCTGTGAAGAACAGGTTTACAACACTTTGTAAGAAGAGAGCCAAGCATGAAGCTTTGGTTATAGAGAACAACAACTCAACCAACAAAAGAATGTTATTCTTAGAAGGTATTAGTACACCGCAAAAAGCCGAGAATGAAGCTCCTATCGCTAAGAGATTGAG GAGAAGTAACATTCTAGATCTCACAGATATCAGTAACAATGGAAAGCCTGAGTCTTGTATGAAACAGAACATGAGGTCACCATTTTCTGTATTGGCACGCAATGCCATAGGTATTGATGATAGCTTGGAGGACCAGCATCAAACAAGCAACGTGAAGGAGAGTGATGGTGATGAAGGAATGTTTCTTAAGAAGGATGATCCAAAAGTGACAGCTTTGATGCAACAAGCTGAACTTTTAAGCTCCTTGGCGCAAAAAGTTAATGCAGACAACACAGAACAAAGCATGGAGAATGCTTGGAAG GTCCTTCAGGATTTCTTGAATAAAGGcaaagaaaatgatatattcAGATATGGAAtacatgattttgattttaaaatcgaGGAATTTAAGGACCTTATAGAGGATTTGAGGAGTGGTTATGAAGACAATCAGCCATCTTGGAG GCAACCTGATCTTCATGACTCACCAGCTAGCTCTGAGTATAGTTCAGGATCAACCATCATGTTGGATCAGTCTGGTGATAATAGAACAGAACCATCATTATCAGATACTCAGACAGAACATAAACAAGTTGTAGAGGAGTCCCTCTCAGCTTGTGATGTCCCAAAAAATCCTGATGAGAATTTGCCCATTTCGGGCGAAGAAAAGTTCAGCTCGCCTGTTCAGGTCACACCATTGTTCAGATCCCTAGCAGATGGTATCCCAAGTCCACAATTCTCTGAAAGT GAGAGGAGCTTCCTGCTAAAAACACTTGGGATTGAGTCCTCTTCTCCATGTCCAAGTGCTAATCCTTCGAAACCACCCCCTTGCAAAAGAGTACTTCTCCATAGCTTGTAA
- the LOC104755734 gene encoding protein IQ-DOMAIN 31-like isoform X1, whose product MGKTPGKWIKTLLLGKKSPKSSLENRSQKLGSAKKEEPVVSVAEDFSNLTVDPPVVSSQPVPASTAQHVANNGDESKDNLESGNDLGELELERAAIKVQATFRAHQARRAFRTLKGIIRLQAVIRGHLVRRQAIATYSCIFGIVKFQALVRGQKTRSSDNGIVFQKTHMEAGDSEVLQSNTYSWMDNPTKFVFVNKLLASSPTALPLKIQYGPEEPNSAQVWLVRWTQLQVWSSGSRVARVEIPKPQSKKRNYQAVVEADKARPKRVIKKPSGPNSGTGAIRSTAETDKSKRNVRKASTLGKDALRTESNKAKPHSRKSKSSTKEVSPLESKDEKPSPSLKRSSLANGSKKATFRSAEKKKQDTADSEQIEHEEKVSGKVLEGGDNIELAETEKSTLDSVQIEPEGKVLEGGDNIEIAEIEKDTADTVQIEPEGKVSGKVLEEGGNIEVAEKEKDITDSVRIEPEGKVLVGGDNIVLTEKEKDNTDAVPGELDVVQNENSPVLDKLEEDEPKTAETYDKGDDLKCSDEKISSENSNVCSDNTKPTERRALLPAKIDNQDHGLTHSGRKIPSYMAPTASAKARVKGESSPRFSLEKTEINGSVRRHSLSSPANGQLSTTTMSPRAHKLLLASAKGSMNGDKSLTSSKDITHKSTRTDWKR is encoded by the exons ATGGGAAAGACTCCTGGTAAATGGATCAAGACTTTGCTTCTCGGGAAGAAGTCTCCCAAGTCGAGTTTGGAAAACCGAAGCCAGAAACTG GGATCTGCTAAGAAAGAAGAGCCGGTGGTATCGGTGGCAGAAGATTTTTCAAACTTAACTGTTGATCCACCAGTGGTTTCATCACAACCAGTTCCGGCTTCTACTGCTCAACATGTGGCAAACAATGGCGATGAGTCCAAGGATAATCTCGAGTCAGGGAATGACTTGGGAGAACTCGAGCTTGAACGAGCTGCAATTAAGGTTCAAGCTACTTTCAGAGCTCATCAG GCGCGTAGAGCATTTCGGACCCTTAAAGGTATCATCAGGCTGCAGGCAGTTATCCGTGGTCACCTGGTCAGAAGACAAGCCATTGCAACATATTCGTGTATATTTGGAATTGTGAAGTTTCAGGCTCTTGTTCGTGGCCAGAAAACTAGATCTTCAGATAATGGAATTGTATTTCAGAAAACACATATG GAAGCCGGTGATTCGGAAGTTTTGCAATCGAACACGTATAGTTGGATGGACAATCCCACAAAGTTCGTCTTTGTTAATAAG CTTCTAGCTTCTTCACCAACTGCATTGCCTCTGAAGATCCAATATGGTCCTGAGGAACCTAACTCAGCCCAGGTTTGGCTTGTACGCTGGACACAATTGCAAGTTTGGTCTTCTGGCTCACGAGTAGCTAGGGTTGAGATTCCAAAACCTCAGTCAAAGAAGCGAAATTATCAAGCAGTGGTTGAAGCAGATAAGGCAAGGCCAAAGCGAGTTATCAAGAAACCATCTGGTCCAAATAGTGGAACTGGCGCCATCCGTTCTACAGCTGAAACTGATAAATCTAAACGAAATGTGAGGAAGGCTTCCACACTTGGCAAAGATGCTCTGAGAACTGAGAGTAACAAAGCTAAGCCCCATTctagaaaaagtaaaagttcCACAAAGGAGGTATCTCCTTTGGAAAGTAAAGATGAGAAGCCCAGTCCTAGTCTCAAAAGGTCTTCGCTTGCAAACGGGTCAAAGAAAGCCACCTTTAGATCtgctgagaagaagaaacaagatacTGCTGATTCTGAGCAGATTGAGCATGAAGAGAAAGTTTCAGGGAAGGTTCTTGAAGGAGGAGACAATATTGAGTTGGCCGAAACGGAGAAAAGTACTCTAGATTCTGTGCAGATAGAGCCTGAAGGGAAGGTTCTTGAAGGAGGAGACAATATTGAGATTGCTGAAATAGAGAAAGATACTGCAGATACTGTGCAGATAGAGCCTGAAGGAAAGGTTTCAGGGAAGGTTCTTGAAGAAGGAGGTAATATTGAGGTTgctgaaaaggaaaaagatatcACAGATTCTGTGCGGATAGAGCCTGAAGGGAAGGTTCTTGTAGGAGGAGATAATATTGTGTTGactgaaaaggagaaagataacaCTGATGCAGTTCCGGGGGAGCTTGATGTTGTACAAAATGAGAACTCACCGGTTTTGGATAAACTGGAGGAAGATGAACCCAAAACCGCAGAGACCTATGATAAAGGTGATGACCTCAAATGTTCAGATGAGAAGATAAGCTCTGAGAACAGTAATGTTTGTTCTGATAACACAAAGCCTACTGAAAGAAGAGCATTGCTGCCTGCAAAAATTGACAATCAAGATCACGGACTTACACATAGCGGACGAAAAATCCCCAGCTACATGGCCCCAACTGCATCTGCAAAAGCCAGAGTCAAAGGAGAAAGCTCTCCGAGGTTTTCCCTAGAGAAGACTGAGATAAATGGGTCAGTGCGACGCCATTCACTGTCATCTCCAGCCAATGGTCAGCTGAGTACTACTACCATGTCTCCAAGGGCTCACAAACTTCTCCTAGCCTCAGCCAAAGGATCTATGAATGGTGACAAATCTCTTACTTCTTCCAAGGACATAACTC ACAAGTCAACAAGAACTGACTGGAAACGGTGA
- the LOC104755735 gene encoding protein kinase 2A, chloroplastic-like, whose protein sequence is MGNCLGSSAKVDSNHSSHANSASSSTKVSSKTSRSTAPSGLSTASYSTDSSLGPLPALRTEGEILSSPNLKAFSFNELKNATKNFRPDSVLGEGGFGCVFKGWIDQSTLTASRPGSGIVVAVKKLKPEGFQGHKEWLTEVNYLGQLSHPNLVLLIGYCAEGENRLLVYEFMPKGSLENHLFRRGAQPLTWAIRMKVAVGAAKGLTFLHEAKSQVIYRDFKAANILLDSDFNAKLSDFGLAKAGPTGDNTHVSTKVMGTHGYAAPEYVATGRLTAKSDVYSFGVVLLELISGRRAMDNSNGGSEYSLVDWATPYLGDKRKLFRIMDTKLGGQYPQKGAFTAANLALQCLNPDAKLRPKMSEVLVTLEQLESVAKPGTKHTHMESPRSHHASPVQKSPVRYSQDRPLHNVTPSASSLPSYNKPPRVR, encoded by the exons ATGGGTAATTGCTTAGGTTCATCAGCTAAAGTGGATAGCAATCATAGCTCCCATGCCAATTCCG CTTCTTCATCCACGAAAGTTTCGAGCAAGACAAGCCGTTCAACGGCTCCTTCAGGACTAAGCACAGCTTCTTATAGCACAGATAGCAGTTTAGGACCATTACCAGCACTTAGGACAGAAGGAGAGATACTTTCATCGCCAAACCTGAAAGCTTTTAGTTTTAACGAGCTGAAGAACGCAACTAAGAACTTTCGTCCTGATAGTGTACTAGGGGAAGGAGGTTTCGGTTGTGTATTCAAAGGATGGATTGATCAATCAACTCTCACTGCTTCACGACCTGGTTCTGGAATCGTTGTTGCTGTTAAGAAGCTTAAGCCTGAAGGCTTTCAAGGTCATAAAGAGTGGTTG ACTGAAGTAAACTATCTTGGTCAACTTAGTCACCCTAATCTTGTACTACTAATTGGGTATTGCGCTGAAGGAGAAAACCGGCTTCTTGTATATGAGTTCATGCCAAAAGGAAGCTTGGAGAATCATCTTTTTAGAC GTGGTGCGCAGCCACTTACATGGGCGATAAGGATGAAAGTAGCAGTAGGTGCAGCTAAAGGGCTAACTTTTCTTCATGAAGCAAAGTCACAAGTGATATACAGAGACTTCAAAGCTGCTAATATTCTACTCGACTCT GACTTCAATGCTAAACTTTCGGATTTCGGTTTGGCGAAAGCAGGTCCAACTGGTGATAATACACATGTGTCAACAAAGGTCATGGGTACTCATGGCTATGCAGCTCCTGAATACGTCGCCACAG GTAGATTGACTGCAAAGAGTGATGTGTACAGCTTCGGGGTTGTACTACTGGAACTAATATCAGGACGACGTGCCATGGACAATTCAAACGGGGGAAGCGAATATAGTCTTGTGGACTGGGCAACACCGTACCTTGGTGATAAGAGAAAGCTTTTTCGCATAATGGACACGAAACTAGGGGGTCAATATCCACAAAAGGGAGCTTTCACAGCTGCTAATCTCGCGTTGCAGTGCTTAAATCCCGATGCAAAGCTCAGGCCGAAAATGTCAGAGGTTTTAGTCACATTAGAACAGCTAGAATCTGTTGCTAAACCTGGAACCAAACACACGCATATGGAATCTCCGAGGTCTCATCATGCCTCTCCTGTGCAGAAATCTCCGGTAAGATATTCTCAGGATCGGCCGCTGCACAACGTAACTCCCAGTGCATCGTCTTTACCTTCTTACAACAAACCTCCTCGGGTAAGATGA